A DNA window from Vibrio cidicii contains the following coding sequences:
- the coaA gene encoding type I pantothenate kinase codes for MSPFMSFSRANWSDLRNSVPMTLSEADLKALQGINENLTMQEAVEVYLPLARLLNLYVQARQSRNSVLHKFLNNEEHAPPFVIGIAGSVAVGKSTTARVLRALLARWENHPKVELVTTDGFLYPKKVLNERGIMHRKGFPESYDMKRLVQFVSDVKAGKPDLTVPVYSHITYDITDELKTIDCPDVLIIEGLNVLQSGMDYPHDPHRVFVSDFLDFSIYVDAPCEIIEQWYIERFLKFRKGAFTEPGSYFNHYTQLSEQQAITKAQQIWLDINGLNLRENILPTKERAQLILRKGPNHSVEEVLVRK; via the coding sequence ATGAGCCCATTTATGTCATTCAGTCGCGCAAATTGGTCTGATTTACGCAACTCAGTGCCAATGACGCTATCTGAAGCTGACTTAAAAGCGCTACAGGGGATCAATGAGAACCTGACTATGCAGGAGGCCGTTGAGGTTTACCTGCCACTGGCTCGTCTCCTTAACCTCTATGTCCAAGCAAGGCAGAGCCGTAACTCTGTACTGCACAAATTCCTTAATAACGAAGAGCACGCCCCTCCATTTGTGATCGGCATTGCGGGCAGTGTTGCAGTGGGAAAGAGCACCACCGCCCGTGTGCTACGTGCACTACTTGCACGTTGGGAGAATCATCCGAAAGTGGAATTAGTCACCACCGACGGGTTTCTCTACCCGAAAAAGGTCCTGAATGAGCGCGGTATTATGCACCGCAAAGGCTTTCCTGAATCGTATGATATGAAACGCCTTGTTCAGTTCGTCTCGGATGTGAAGGCGGGCAAACCCGATCTAACGGTACCAGTTTATTCGCATATCACTTATGACATCACTGATGAGTTAAAAACGATTGATTGTCCAGACGTGTTGATTATTGAAGGACTCAACGTTTTACAAAGTGGCATGGACTATCCCCATGATCCACACCGTGTGTTTGTCTCTGACTTTCTCGATTTTTCGATTTACGTCGATGCACCTTGCGAGATCATTGAGCAGTGGTACATCGAACGCTTTCTTAAGTTCCGTAAAGGTGCGTTCACTGAGCCCGGTTCCTACTTTAATCACTACACTCAGCTCTCTGAGCAGCAAGCCATCACCAAAGCTCAGCAAATTTGGCTCGATATTAACGGGTTGAATCTTCGCGAAAACATTCTACCGACCAAGGAAAGAGCACAGCTAATCTTACGCAAAGGGCCAAATCACTCGGTCGAAGAAGTGCTGGTGAGGAAATAG